A window of Aeromicrobium sp. A1-2 contains these coding sequences:
- the infB gene encoding translation initiation factor IF-2: MAVRVHELAREFGVESKVVLSTLKDMGEYVKSASSTVEAPVVRRLNEVHGEALRAQGAKKAAKAAPKKDAPAEAAVPAPASASAAPAAEAAPAAPAEAAPAAEAAPAAPAAPARPTGPMPGPRVPKAAPVPEPAPVAEAPAPAPAAAPEVEAPAAAAESTAPPAATPGPRPGPKAPGARPGNNPFSSTQGMQRAPRPPAARADGAPPAAGGMPRPNPAMMPRQSGLSGPSAGRGAPGRPGGGAPGRGGPGGAPGRGAPGAGGGGFAGRPGGGAPGRGAPGGGFSGPPRSGGPGGRNTRGGTQGAFGRAGGPVRRGRKSKRAKRQEFDQMQAPAIGGVRVRKGNGESVRLTRGSSLSDFAEKIGGDAASLVEVLFHLGEIVTATQSANDETLLLLGEELNYKVEVISPEDEDRELLESFDIEFGEDEGDEADLAPRPPVVTVMGHVDHGKTKLLDALRSSNVVDKEAGGITQTIGAYQVATVVDGTDRRITLIDTPGHEAFTAMRARGAQATDIAILVVAADDGVMPQTVEALNHAKAAGVPIVVAVNKVDKPDADPVKARGQLAEYGLVPEEYGGDTMFVDVSAKAGTGLDELLEAVVLTADASLDLRANPDQNAEGLVIEAHLDRGRGPVATVLVHRGTLKVGDSIVAGPAFGRVRAMLDEHGENIEEATPSRPALVLGLTAVPGAGDNFMVVSDDRLARQIAEKREARERNALLAQRTGRRTLEDFMSSMEKGEADELLLILKGDGSGSVEALEDALAQIDVGEEVALRVIDRGVGAITETNVMLAAASNAVIIGFNVRPQGKATELADREGVEIKYYSVIYNAIEEIEASLKGLLKPEFEEAQLGTAEIRDIFRSSKIGNIAGCMVTSGVIKRNAKARLLRDGSVVADNLDFGSLRREKDDVSEVREGFECGLVLKGYNDIKVGDTIETFEMREKPRA, translated from the coding sequence GTGGCTGTAAGAGTCCACGAACTCGCACGCGAGTTCGGCGTTGAGAGCAAGGTCGTCCTGTCCACCCTGAAAGACATGGGTGAGTACGTGAAGTCGGCCTCCTCGACCGTAGAAGCCCCCGTCGTCCGTCGCCTCAACGAGGTGCACGGTGAAGCCCTGCGCGCGCAGGGCGCCAAGAAGGCCGCCAAGGCTGCGCCCAAGAAGGACGCACCCGCCGAGGCAGCCGTTCCCGCTCCGGCATCGGCATCGGCTGCTCCGGCAGCCGAAGCCGCCCCCGCTGCGCCCGCCGAGGCTGCTCCGGCAGCCGAAGCTGCCCCCGCCGCACCGGCGGCACCGGCGCGCCCGACCGGTCCCATGCCTGGTCCGCGTGTCCCCAAGGCCGCACCCGTGCCTGAGCCTGCTCCCGTCGCGGAGGCCCCGGCCCCCGCACCTGCGGCGGCACCCGAGGTCGAGGCTCCGGCCGCGGCAGCGGAGTCCACGGCTCCGCCGGCGGCCACTCCGGGCCCGCGTCCTGGTCCCAAGGCACCCGGTGCTCGTCCCGGCAACAACCCGTTCTCATCCACGCAGGGCATGCAGCGGGCCCCTCGCCCGCCGGCCGCTCGTGCTGACGGAGCTCCTCCTGCCGCTGGCGGCATGCCTCGTCCCAACCCGGCCATGATGCCGCGCCAGTCGGGCCTCTCCGGTCCTTCGGCGGGTCGTGGTGCGCCGGGTCGTCCTGGCGGCGGTGCTCCCGGTCGCGGTGGACCCGGCGGTGCGCCCGGTCGTGGCGCTCCCGGTGCCGGTGGCGGCGGTTTCGCCGGTCGTCCTGGCGGCGGTGCTCCCGGTCGCGGTGCGCCCGGTGGCGGCTTCAGCGGTCCTCCGCGCTCCGGTGGACCCGGCGGTCGCAACACTCGCGGAGGTACGCAGGGTGCGTTCGGTCGCGCCGGTGGACCGGTCCGACGTGGACGCAAGAGCAAGCGCGCGAAGCGTCAGGAATTCGACCAGATGCAGGCGCCCGCCATTGGCGGCGTGCGCGTCCGCAAGGGCAACGGCGAGTCGGTACGCCTGACCCGCGGTTCCTCGCTGAGTGACTTCGCCGAGAAGATCGGCGGAGACGCCGCATCGCTCGTCGAGGTGCTGTTCCACCTCGGTGAGATCGTCACGGCCACCCAGTCGGCCAACGACGAGACCCTCCTGCTGCTGGGCGAGGAGCTCAACTACAAGGTTGAGGTCATCTCCCCGGAGGACGAGGACCGCGAGCTGCTCGAGTCGTTCGACATCGAGTTCGGTGAAGACGAGGGCGATGAGGCCGATCTGGCCCCACGCCCGCCCGTCGTCACGGTCATGGGTCACGTCGACCACGGAAAGACCAAGCTCCTCGACGCTTTGCGCAGCAGCAATGTCGTGGACAAGGAGGCCGGTGGCATCACGCAGACCATCGGCGCCTACCAGGTCGCGACGGTCGTCGACGGCACGGACCGTCGCATCACCCTGATCGACACACCGGGCCACGAGGCGTTCACCGCCATGCGTGCCCGCGGTGCGCAGGCGACCGACATCGCGATCCTGGTGGTCGCGGCCGACGACGGCGTGATGCCGCAGACGGTCGAGGCGCTCAACCACGCCAAGGCCGCCGGTGTCCCGATCGTGGTCGCGGTCAACAAGGTCGACAAGCCTGACGCCGACCCGGTCAAGGCCCGCGGACAGCTGGCCGAGTACGGACTCGTGCCCGAGGAGTACGGCGGAGACACGATGTTCGTCGACGTGTCGGCCAAGGCTGGCACGGGTCTGGACGAGCTGCTCGAGGCGGTCGTCCTCACGGCGGATGCCTCGCTCGACCTGCGCGCCAACCCCGACCAGAACGCCGAGGGCCTCGTCATCGAGGCGCACCTCGACCGTGGTCGCGGTCCGGTTGCGACGGTCCTCGTCCACCGAGGCACTCTCAAGGTCGGCGACTCGATCGTCGCCGGTCCGGCCTTCGGCCGCGTCCGCGCCATGCTCGACGAGCACGGCGAGAACATCGAGGAAGCAACTCCGTCGCGTCCGGCACTCGTGCTGGGTCTGACCGCTGTTCCCGGTGCGGGCGACAACTTCATGGTCGTCTCCGACGACCGGCTGGCGCGCCAGATTGCCGAGAAGCGCGAGGCGCGCGAGCGCAACGCCCTCCTGGCACAGCGCACGGGTCGTCGTACGCTCGAGGACTTCATGTCCTCAATGGAGAAGGGCGAGGCCGACGAGTTGCTGCTCATCCTCAAGGGTGACGGTTCCGGTTCGGTCGAGGCGCTCGAGGATGCACTGGCTCAGATCGACGTCGGCGAGGAGGTCGCACTCCGGGTCATTGACCGCGGTGTCGGTGCGATCACCGAGACCAACGTCATGCTGGCCGCGGCGTCCAACGCCGTGATCATCGGCTTCAACGTCCGCCCGCAGGGCAAGGCGACGGAGCTGGCCGATCGCGAAGGTGTCGAGATCAAGTACTACTCGGTCATCTACAACGCGATCGAGGAGATCGAGGCATCGCTCAAGGGCCTGCTCAAGCCGGAGTTCGAAGAGGCGCAGCTCGGCACCGCCGAGATTCGCGACATCTTCCGCTCCAGCAAGATCGGCAACATCGCCGGTTGCATGGTCACCAGCGGTGTCATCAAGCGCAACGCGAAGGCACGTCTGCTTCGCGATGGCTCCGTGGTCGCGGACAACCTCGACTTCGGCAGCCTGCGCCGCGAGAAGGACGATGTGTCCGAGGTGCGTGAGGGCTTCGAGTGCGGTCTCGTGCTCAAGGGCTACAACGACATCAAGGTCGGCGACACGATCGAGACGTTCGAGATGCGCGAGAAGCCTCGCGCCTGA
- a CDS encoding YlxR family protein codes for MPGSQPSSPVGASTSAPTPRPPAATAAEPMAQSLRETGRLAEVVRTCIGCRHRADKTTLVRIVAVQGPTTVVVTPDQCGTLPGRGAHLHPTTRCLELAVRRKAFGRALRTEGPLDLDALVALIERPGPSA; via the coding sequence ATGCCCGGCTCGCAGCCAAGCTCACCGGTTGGCGCATCGACATCCGCTCCGACACCGAGGCCCCCCGCGGCGACGGCAGCTGAACCGATGGCGCAGTCGCTTCGCGAAACGGGTAGACTGGCCGAGGTCGTCCGGACGTGCATCGGTTGCAGGCATCGTGCGGACAAGACCACTCTGGTGCGTATCGTTGCAGTTCAGGGGCCCACGACAGTTGTCGTGACACCTGATCAGTGCGGGACGCTGCCGGGACGAGGGGCGCACCTGCACCCCACGACCCGGTGCCTGGAGCTTGCCGTCCGCCGCAAGGCGTTCGGTAGGGCCCTTCGAACCGAAGGGCCGCTTGACCTCGACGCCCTGGTGGCGCTGATCGAGCGCCCGGGTCCATCAGCTTGA
- the nusA gene encoding transcription termination factor NusA: MDIDMAALRALEHEKDISLDVVVEAIETALLSAYHKNGGDHSHARVELDRKSGHVTVWAKERLEVPTPEAAEVDESAEAPAEPAPRPVPQFTAEFDDTPDDFGRFAATIARQLIMQRIRDAEDESKYGEFAGKVGDIVSGVIQQGRNPGDVMLDLGRIEAVLIASERVPEEKYAHGERLKAYVYEVEKGMRGPRVKISRTHPNLVKLLFALEAPEIADGSVEIIAIAREAGHRSKIAVRANVPGVNAKGSCIGPMGQRVRNVMHELHGEKIDIVDYSDDPAEFIAHALSPSQVKSVTLVDPATRSARVVVPDFQLSLAIGKEGQNARLAAKLTGWRIDIRSDTEAPRGDGS, from the coding sequence ATGGACATCGACATGGCCGCACTGCGCGCCCTGGAGCACGAGAAGGACATCTCTCTCGATGTGGTCGTCGAGGCCATCGAGACGGCGCTGCTGTCCGCGTACCACAAGAACGGCGGCGACCACTCACACGCACGGGTCGAGCTCGACCGCAAGAGCGGGCACGTCACGGTGTGGGCCAAGGAGCGTCTCGAGGTGCCGACACCCGAGGCCGCCGAGGTGGACGAGTCGGCAGAGGCCCCCGCCGAGCCCGCGCCGAGACCGGTGCCGCAGTTCACGGCGGAGTTCGACGACACCCCCGATGACTTCGGCCGGTTCGCCGCGACGATCGCGCGCCAGCTCATCATGCAGCGCATCCGCGACGCCGAGGACGAGTCCAAGTACGGCGAGTTCGCCGGCAAGGTCGGCGACATCGTCTCGGGAGTCATCCAGCAGGGCCGCAACCCCGGCGACGTCATGCTCGACCTTGGGCGCATCGAGGCGGTCCTGATCGCCTCGGAACGCGTGCCCGAGGAGAAGTACGCCCACGGTGAGCGTCTCAAGGCGTACGTCTACGAGGTCGAGAAGGGTATGCGTGGCCCGCGGGTCAAGATCTCCCGAACGCACCCCAACCTGGTCAAGCTGCTGTTCGCCCTCGAGGCGCCCGAGATCGCCGACGGCTCCGTCGAGATCATCGCGATCGCCCGTGAGGCGGGCCACCGCAGCAAGATCGCGGTTCGTGCCAATGTGCCCGGCGTCAATGCGAAGGGATCGTGCATCGGGCCCATGGGTCAGCGCGTCCGCAACGTCATGCACGAGCTGCATGGCGAGAAGATCGACATCGTCGACTACAGCGACGACCCGGCCGAGTTCATCGCGCACGCGCTGTCACCGTCCCAGGTCAAGAGCGTGACGCTGGTCGACCCCGCAACACGCTCGGCGCGCGTCGTCGTACCCGACTTCCAGCTCTCGCTGGCGATCGGCAAGGAGGGCCAGAATGCCCGGCTCGCAGCCAAGCTCACCGGTTGGCGCATCGACATCCGCTCCGACACCGAGGCCCCCCGCGGCGACGGCAGCTGA
- the rimP gene encoding ribosome maturation factor RimP, which produces MDERLATLVDQTVSALELDLEAIDLTPAGNKRVLCIAVDRDGGVGIDHIIDATRALSEALDASDVMGPQPYTLEVTSRGVDRPLTEPRHWRRNAGRLVRLRLGDDSSIDGRIGDSDDAGVEIQGRTANQRFTYDQIANALVQIELNRKDA; this is translated from the coding sequence ATGGACGAACGGTTGGCAACCCTCGTGGACCAAACTGTGTCGGCGCTCGAGCTGGATCTCGAGGCCATCGACCTGACCCCCGCGGGCAACAAGCGGGTGCTCTGCATCGCGGTCGACCGCGACGGCGGAGTCGGGATCGATCACATCATCGATGCCACTCGGGCGCTCTCGGAGGCGCTGGACGCCTCCGACGTCATGGGTCCACAGCCCTACACGCTCGAGGTCACCTCGCGCGGTGTCGACCGACCCCTGACCGAGCCGCGGCACTGGCGTCGCAACGCCGGTCGGCTCGTGCGCCTGCGCCTCGGCGACGACTCGTCGATCGATGGTCGCATCGGCGACAGCGACGACGCCGGGGTCGAGATCCAGGGCCGCACCGCGAACCAGCGGTTCACGTACGACCAGATTGCCAACGCGCTCGTACAGATCGAGCTCAACCGGAAGGACGCCTGA
- a CDS encoding DUF4439 domain-containing protein codes for MTPTEAMQSWLRLEHEGIWLYPLIGARFDDLAAQARSSYAAHRTRRDQLLSRLNAAGVEPAPTALAYDEGELRTIKQARAAAQRVERNIAATCLLLAGVTDGDERTHAVTELRRAALAELTWGAEPTAFPGLR; via the coding sequence ATGACCCCGACCGAGGCGATGCAGTCCTGGCTCAGGCTCGAGCACGAGGGCATCTGGCTCTACCCCCTGATCGGCGCACGCTTCGACGACCTCGCCGCGCAGGCCCGAAGTTCGTACGCCGCGCACCGCACCCGACGCGATCAGCTGCTCTCCCGCCTGAATGCCGCGGGCGTCGAACCGGCGCCAACGGCGCTGGCCTATGACGAGGGCGAGCTGCGCACCATCAAGCAGGCGCGCGCGGCGGCCCAGCGGGTCGAGCGCAACATCGCCGCGACCTGCCTGCTGCTGGCCGGCGTGACCGATGGTGACGAGCGGACGCACGCCGTGACCGAGCTGCGGCGTGCCGCTCTGGCCGAGCTCACCTGGGGCGCAGAACCCACCGCATTTCCCGGCCTCCGCTAG
- a CDS encoding proline--tRNA ligase, with product MSRLFLRTLRDDPADAEVPSHKLLVRAGYVRRVAPGIYSWLPLGLKVLAKVEKVIREEMESIGSQEVRFPALLPREPYEASGRWTEYGPNVFRVKDRKGNDMMLGPTHEEFFTLLVKDLYSSYKDLPLSLYQIQTKYRDEARPRAGILRGREFIMKDSYSFDIDDAGLEASYQAHREAYVRIFDRLGFEYVIVRAQSGAMGGSASEEFLAVSETGEDTFVRSAGGYAANVEAVTTVVPDAIPYGEAPASHAEQTPDTPTIDSLVAHLDEAFPRADRPWHAADTLKNVLVMLRNPDGTREPLAIGLPGDREVDAKRLEAVVSPAEVEPFDDKEFAAHPGLVKGYIGPGALGTEGETGIRYLLDPRVVDGSRWVTGANEQGSHVLDLVAGRDFTADGTIEAAEVRAGDPAPDGSGPLELARGIEMGHIFQLGRKYADALDLKVLDQNGKLVTVTMGSYGVGVSRAVAAVAEYAHDDLGLVWPKELSPFDVHLIVAGKDETVVAGAEQVYDELIGAGLEVLYDDRLGKVSPGVKFKDAELIGVPTIVVVGKGFVDGVVEVKDRASGERQDVPLADLLATLRD from the coding sequence ATGTCCCGGCTCTTCCTGCGTACCCTCCGCGACGATCCGGCAGACGCGGAGGTGCCGAGCCACAAGTTGCTGGTCCGGGCCGGCTACGTGCGTCGTGTCGCCCCGGGTATCTACTCGTGGCTGCCGCTCGGACTGAAGGTCCTGGCGAAGGTCGAGAAGGTCATCCGCGAGGAGATGGAGTCGATCGGCTCGCAGGAGGTGCGGTTCCCCGCACTCCTGCCGCGCGAGCCCTACGAGGCGTCCGGTCGGTGGACCGAGTACGGCCCCAACGTGTTCCGGGTCAAGGACCGCAAGGGCAACGACATGATGCTCGGCCCGACGCACGAGGAGTTCTTCACGCTGCTGGTCAAGGACCTGTACTCGTCCTACAAGGACCTCCCGCTGAGCCTCTACCAGATCCAGACGAAGTACCGCGACGAGGCGCGACCCCGTGCGGGCATCCTGCGCGGGCGCGAGTTCATCATGAAGGACTCCTACTCCTTCGACATCGACGATGCAGGACTCGAGGCCTCCTACCAGGCGCACCGTGAGGCGTACGTCAGGATCTTCGACCGGCTCGGCTTCGAGTACGTCATCGTGCGTGCGCAGTCCGGCGCGATGGGTGGATCGGCCAGCGAGGAATTCCTCGCGGTGTCCGAGACCGGGGAGGACACGTTCGTGCGCTCGGCCGGTGGCTATGCCGCCAACGTCGAGGCCGTGACGACCGTCGTACCCGACGCGATCCCCTACGGCGAGGCGCCGGCGTCTCACGCCGAGCAGACCCCTGACACGCCGACGATCGACTCTCTTGTCGCGCACCTCGACGAGGCGTTCCCGCGAGCCGATCGTCCCTGGCATGCCGCCGACACGCTCAAGAACGTCCTGGTCATGCTGCGGAATCCCGACGGCACCCGCGAGCCGCTCGCAATCGGGCTTCCGGGCGACCGCGAGGTCGACGCCAAGCGGCTCGAGGCGGTCGTGTCGCCGGCCGAGGTCGAACCATTCGACGACAAGGAGTTCGCCGCTCACCCCGGCCTCGTCAAGGGCTACATCGGACCCGGCGCGCTGGGCACCGAGGGCGAGACCGGCATCCGCTACCTGCTCGACCCCCGCGTGGTCGACGGCAGCCGATGGGTCACAGGCGCCAACGAGCAGGGCTCGCACGTCCTCGACCTGGTCGCCGGGCGTGACTTCACCGCCGACGGCACGATCGAGGCCGCGGAGGTCCGCGCGGGCGATCCCGCACCGGACGGATCGGGTCCGCTCGAGCTGGCCCGTGGCATCGAGATGGGACACATCTTCCAGCTCGGTCGCAAGTATGCCGATGCGCTGGACCTCAAGGTCCTCGACCAGAACGGCAAGCTCGTGACTGTCACGATGGGCTCGTACGGCGTCGGGGTGTCCCGCGCGGTCGCCGCTGTCGCGGAGTACGCCCACGACGATCTCGGTCTCGTGTGGCCCAAGGAGCTCTCGCCGTTCGACGTCCACCTGATCGTCGCCGGCAAGGACGAGACCGTCGTCGCCGGTGCCGAGCAGGTCTACGACGAGCTGATCGGTGCGGGTCTCGAGGTCCTGTACGACGACCGTCTCGGCAAGGTCTCGCCCGGCGTCAAGTTCAAGGACGCCGAGCTCATCGGCGTGCCGACGATCGTGGTCGTGGGCAAGGGATTCGTGGACGGCGTCGTCGAGGTCAAGGACCGGGCGTCGGGGGAGCGCCAGGACGTCCCCCTTGCTGATCTGCTCGCCACGCTCCGCGACTGA
- a CDS encoding MauE/DoxX family redox-associated membrane protein, producing MSREINVLAAIFTVSGVLHFVSPRTYEAIVPKPLPYKRELVLASGAVEVACAGLMLHPRTRRVGGLASAALLTAVFPANVQMSIDSARDGRKPWWFTVGTILRLPLQVPMIRTAMRAARG from the coding sequence ATGAGTCGCGAGATCAACGTGTTGGCCGCCATCTTCACGGTGTCGGGAGTGCTGCACTTCGTGAGCCCTCGCACGTACGAGGCGATCGTGCCCAAGCCGTTGCCGTACAAGCGCGAGCTCGTACTTGCCTCCGGGGCCGTCGAGGTGGCCTGCGCGGGCCTGATGCTGCACCCGCGCACGCGCCGTGTCGGCGGGCTCGCGTCGGCAGCTCTCCTGACAGCGGTCTTCCCGGCCAACGTCCAGATGTCGATCGACAGCGCACGCGATGGGCGCAAACCGTGGTGGTTCACGGTCGGCACGATCCTCCGGCTCCCGCTGCAGGTGCCGATGATCCGCACTGCCATGAGGGCAGCGCGCGGCTAA